DNA from Ralstonia insidiosa:
ATGGCATCGGCCACCTGCGAGGGTGGGCTCAGGTAGGCGTCGCTCACGATACCCAGTCGCGGCACCAACTCCCAGAGCAGCAGGAACCCGATCACGCCGGCCAGGCCGAGTGCCCGATCGCCCAGGCGGACAGCCAATCGTCGCGCGCTCATCGTGCTGCCTCCGGTATGGCGGTCTCGCCAGGGGTGTCGTGTTGCGTGGGGCGATGTACCACTTCGCCTTCGGCGCGCTCGCGTGGGTCAGCCGTGGCACCCAGTGGGCGCGGCGTGGTACTCGGGTTGGCGAACTGCACTTCGTCTTTGAGGATGTCCCACGCCTGCTGGCGCAGCGCGACGAAGGCCTCGGAATTGCGCAACTCCGGCAGGCGCGGACGCGGCAGCGGCACGTCCAGAATCTGCTTGACGGTACCGGGGCGCCGCGTCATGACAGCAATGCGGTCCGACAGGAAGATCGCCTCATCCAGGCTGTGGGTGATGAACACGATGGTCTTGCGGTATCGCTCCCAGATGCGCAGCAGCTCGCCCTGCAGGATCTCGCGCGTTTGCGCGTCAAGCGCAGCAAACGGCTCGTCCATCAGCAGTACGTCGGGCTTGTAGGCCAGGGAGCGGGCAATCGCCACGCGCTGCTTCATGCCGCCCGAGATCTCGTGCGGATAGCGCGCACCGGCACCGGTCAGGCCGACCAGCTCAAGATGCTCCTGCGCGATGCGGCGGCGCTCCGCCTTGGGCACACCGCGGATCTCCAGGCCGACTTCGATGTTCTCCAGCACCGTGCGCCACGGAAACAGCGCATAGCCCTGGAACACCACACCCTGATGCGGGTTGATGCCCGCCAGTGCCTGGCCGTCGATGCGGATGTTGCCGCCGGTGCGCTCAGTCAGCCCCGCCAGAATGCTGAGAAAAGTCGATTTGCCACAGCCCGAAGGCCCCAGTACCGAGAGGAACTCGCCGTCTCGGACGTCGAGGTCGAAATCGCGCAGCACGGCAACCTCTTCCGTCTGCCCTGCGTCGTTGCGCACGGTGTAGTCCATGCGCACGCCACGGGCCACGATCTTGCTGCTCATGACGGCACCCTCAGGCTTTTG
Protein-coding regions in this window:
- a CDS encoding ABC transporter ATP-binding protein, with the protein product MSSKIVARGVRMDYTVRNDAGQTEEVAVLRDFDLDVRDGEFLSVLGPSGCGKSTFLSILAGLTERTGGNIRIDGQALAGINPHQGVVFQGYALFPWRTVLENIEVGLEIRGVPKAERRRIAQEHLELVGLTGAGARYPHEISGGMKQRVAIARSLAYKPDVLLMDEPFAALDAQTREILQGELLRIWERYRKTIVFITHSLDEAIFLSDRIAVMTRRPGTVKQILDVPLPRPRLPELRNSEAFVALRQQAWDILKDEVQFANPSTTPRPLGATADPRERAEGEVVHRPTQHDTPGETAIPEAAR